CTTTTGGCAATACTTGCCTTCTTTGTTTTCCCTGCCAATTATTATTTCCTGAAAAAGCATACATTTCAGAAAATTCAGATTTCCCTGAGATTTGAGGCCTGGAAAAACTTTATCAGGTTGTCAATGAACGATATCCTCTTTGGTCACGGCCTTGATGATAATGCAATGTCTGAAAACTACAGGGATAGTTTTCGGCAGGTACACGGGGAATTCCCACCACCGGAAAAACCAACATCACCTCACAACCAGTACATCAAGTTTCTATACCAGCAGGGAGTACCGGGGTTGCTTGTATACCTGATGCTGTCGGTGTTGCTTGTTCGCAACCTGTTACAGGTTAATATTCTGCAGGGTTCTAATTATTCTTTTATGTTCTTGGCGGCTCTGTCGGCGGCTATTGGTGAATATCTTGTCCGCTGTTTCTTTGAAGACCGCAGTCTCATACCCCTTGGAATATTGGTAGGCCTTATTCTGGCATCTAAAAATACGGAGAGGACGGAACATGACAATACTATTCACCCTGCCGGAAATACTCCCTGATAACAGGGCAAGGTTTATCCAGATTGTAAATACTGCGCATGCGCTTGCTAAATGCGATAACGAGGTGGACCTGATATCAGGCGGTAAGCGCAGGTATAAGTGCAGAGATATACTCTCTTACTATTCCCTGCCCCCCCTGAGTGGGTTAAAGATGACCTTTCTGCCGATTGTAAGGAAGAATATCCCCCTTTTGCCCGTTTCATGGAATGCGGTTTTCAACTATTCCCTGATGTCTTACCTGAATAAAAAAAGGGGGGTTATTTTCGTAAGGCATCCAAAGCTTGCCGGTTTTCTGCTTGAAAGAAAGGAGAGGCTTAAAATGCCGGTAATTTACGAGGCCCATGAGATTTTCTCCTTGTCAGTAGGGGACAACCTTAAGAAGAGACGATACATGTGGGCACTGGAGAACTTTATTTTTGGAGGTTCAGACGGCGTGATAACAATATCCAGGCGACTACGGGAAGACATAGATGCCCTTTTTAACACCGGCAATACTCCTTTTATAACCCTGCCGAATGCGGTGAGGGATGACTGGCTGAAAGAGAGATGGGAGTATGAATTGTTATCGAGGGAGTATCTTTTTTATGCCGGCAGCCTTTATAACTGGAAGGGTGTGGATATACTGATTAAGGCCATGAAGTACCTGCCGGATGAGAAGCTCGTGATTGCCGGAGGAGGTTCCAGGCTTAACCAGTTAAGGGAACTCTCCGGGAGTACCGGGGTTAGTGACAGGGTTGTTTTCCTTGGGCACCTGAGGCAGAGGGATATCGTGGATTATCTGGCAAGGGCGAAGATATGCATTATTCCAAACGTCGCACATGCCCCTTCAGAGTATTCATCGCCTCTGAAGCTTTTTGAGTTTATGGCGGCGGGTGTGCCGATTGTTGCTTCAGACCTGTCGGGTATAAATGAGGTTATAGTTGATGGTGTCCACGGGGTTCTCTTTGAACCGGGCAATGTTGAGGCGCTTGCCGGGTCTATAACCTCTATCCTTGAAAATCCGGATATGGCAAAGAGGATCGCCCGTAATTGCTACGAAAAGGTCAAAGACTTTACATATAATAAACGTGCCGGGAAGATTATGGAGTTTATTGATTCCCAGGTAACGCGATAGCCGGCTTGCTTATCGCCGCATCCGGGTGGTTGTATTCAGGGCGATAGTCCGTTAACTGATAATGGCATGGATAGTGGACTGCTGCTTCAGGAATTGGTTACTTCGGCTATTGATTCTTTTAGAATCTCAAGCATCCGTTTCAGGTTCTCCGTACTTATTGAAAGTGGCGGCATTATTACAATGATGTCCCCAAGAGGTCTTACAAGCAACCCCTTCTCCCGTGCCGCCAGACAGACACGGTATCCGATTCTGTTGCTGAGTGGGTAGGGGGCCTTGGTCTCCCTGTTTTTTATCAGCTCTA
This region of bacterium BMS3Abin08 genomic DNA includes:
- a CDS encoding glycogen synthase, which produces MTILFTLPEILPDNRARFIQIVNTAHALAKCDNEVDLISGGKRRYKCRDILSYYSLPPLSGLKMTFLPIVRKNIPLLPVSWNAVFNYSLMSYLNKKRGVIFVRHPKLAGFLLERKERLKMPVIYEAHEIFSLSVGDNLKKRRYMWALENFIFGGSDGVITISRRLREDIDALFNTGNTPFITLPNAVRDDWLKERWEYELLSREYLFYAGSLYNWKGVDILIKAMKYLPDEKLVIAGGGSRLNQLRELSGSTGVSDRVVFLGHLRQRDIVDYLARAKICIIPNVAHAPSEYSSPLKLFEFMAAGVPIVASDLSGINEVIVDGVHGVLFEPGNVEALAGSITSILENPDMAKRIARNCYEKVKDFTYNKRAGKIMEFIDSQVTR